The Prevotella sp. E2-28 genome includes the window TTGTATGCTATCATTGGTTTCGCAGCAGTCGTTATCGTCGTAGCCTTGATTGGTTTCTTCACATTGGGTCGTGACCCAGAGATTATTCAGGGACAGGTAGAGGTGTCTGAGTATCGTGTGTCAAGCAAGGTGCCCGGCCGTATTCTGGAGATTCGTGTAGAAGAAGGCGACTTCGTTCATGCTGGCGACACGCTGGCTGTCCTTGATGCCCCTGAGGTACGAGCTAAGATGCAACAGGCACAGGGTGCCGAGAGTGGAGCTGCCGCTTTGGAACAGATGGCCAAGAACGGTGCTCGTAAGGAGCAGGTTCAGGGAGCTTATCAGTTGTATCAGCAGGCAACAGCAGCTCTGGAGATAGCAGAGAAATCCTATAACCGTGTGCAGCGCCTTTTCGACGAGGGCGTGGTGAGTGCTCAGAAACGTGATGAAGCATTGGCTTATTACAAGGCTTCAGAGGCTCAGATGAAAGCTGCCAAGAGTCAGTATGATATGGCTGTAAACGGTGCCCGTCAGGAGGAGAGACTTGCTGCTGAGGCTCAGCATGAGCGTGCTAAGGGTGCTGTGGAAGAGGTCAATGCCTATATCGGTGAGACGGTGCAGATTGCCCAGATGGACGGTGAGGTGAGCAGCATCTATCCAAAGGTGGGTGAGCTCGTAGGTACAGGTAGTCCTATTATGACCATCTCTATGATGAATGATATGTGGGGTACGTTTAATGTACGCGAAGATCAGCTGAATGGTATGCAGATTGGAACAGAGTTTACTGTTTTCGTTCCCGCCTTTAATAAAGAGGTGAAGATGAAGGTGTACCACATGAAGGATCAGGGTTCGTATGCTGTGTGGAAGGCTACAAAAGCTAATGGACAGTATGACCTGAAGACCTTCGAGGTGAAGGCTCGCCCTGTTGAGGCTGTTGAGGGCTTACGTCCAGGCATGTCGCTGATTGTTAAGTGAAGAGTGAAGAATTTGCTACCGCTTTAATACAATCGTGAAAACGCTGAGACTTATATACGATGTGACGCTGCGTGAGTTGATGATTCTCATGCGGAACAGGGTTTATATGTTCTGCATGGTGGTCTTTCCATTGCTCACAATGGTGTTCTTTACATCGTTGATGGACGACGGGCTACCTACGAGTATGCCT containing:
- a CDS encoding HlyD family secretion protein, producing MSNQAKKQHHNILYAIIGFAAVVIVVALIGFFTLGRDPEIIQGQVEVSEYRVSSKVPGRILEIRVEEGDFVHAGDTLAVLDAPEVRAKMQQAQGAESGAAALEQMAKNGARKEQVQGAYQLYQQATAALEIAEKSYNRVQRLFDEGVVSAQKRDEALAYYKASEAQMKAAKSQYDMAVNGARQEERLAAEAQHERAKGAVEEVNAYIGETVQIAQMDGEVSSIYPKVGELVGTGSPIMTISMMNDMWGTFNVREDQLNGMQIGTEFTVFVPAFNKEVKMKVYHMKDQGSYAVWKATKANGQYDLKTFEVKARPVEAVEGLRPGMSLIVK